The window ACAAAGCAGTTGTTTACGTTCACATTATATGCTGAAGTGGCCCAAATCTGATTTTATGTTTGCCTGAAAGTGACTCAGATCTGATTTTTTCATGTGAGATCTGAGCCACTTGCATATGTGATCCTAGATCTGAATTATATCTGATTTCTAGCTGTGCGACTGCTGTCAGAACCATCAGATCGGACATCATGTGGTTTTTTTAACTTCTCACTTCTCTGCACATATCGCCTGTTGTCGTCattcagaaaattaaaaatggagGACAGCAGCAACGGCGACGGGGGTCAATGGACATTTGTTGGATATTTATGGAGAAGCTTCTATTCAAGCCAAACTGGAAGGAACTTGTTGTAACTGAATGCTAGCCTAGACATGTCATCCATGTTTATGATCCGACTGTTGCACAAattatgttattgttgttattctgacATTCTGATATTCTGACATGCTGCACACATTTCACTTAAATCAGTTTAGGACCTCAACGGTGTTCACACCTttacacacagatacatgtcACTTACAATCAGGAATGTGAACcattaacacaaaaacaccagatCTCAATAAAAATCAGAATCATTAAGGCCTGTAATGTGAACGTAGtcaaaaagtctaaaaaaaattGTCTCTGCTCTCAACTCTTACCAGATgaaacacaaccacaaaatgTTTATGCTGATGAAttataaatcacaatcacaTCTAAAATCTCTGAAAGTTCATTTCTTATCACTAGTATTAACTGAAACTAATACGGCAGcctgaaagtggaaaaaaaaattgtctatCTCTTATTGTCTAGTCTAAAGCATTGCAATTAGCTGTGTTAAAATTTtccttttagttttgttttattttcagtagaTCTCCATGCTTCGTCTTCACATCAGCTTCTCTAAACTCATCATCAACACATCATCAAATGCTTCTGTCTTTGTTAGAAGATTTAGAGAGCCCTATATCCAGTCTAACAGCTGCTTAAATTGCCATAATGACcaactttgtcattttgttaACACCActatttgaatataaataaatgaacatcaAACTGCAGCAACACGCATTTGCATGCTGTACCATCTTCTGTTGTTTCTGCATTCTGTACATTTGACTAACTGTAGTGTTCGTTTTTTTTGGTATACTGTAGGACCAGCTTAACAATttgtaaaaacaggaaaaaaccaCAGCTCAATGCTGTTGCCAAGCTCATTCATTCCCACTCCTAACCTTCACTCTGGACTTTTCTCAGGGTGACAGAAGGGGTAGAGATGGCGGAGGCACGGAAGTTGGCAGGTAATGTTTCTGAGGAGTCGGAGGTCACACCGCGGAGATCCTTCTCTCTGAACATCTTCCTCCATGATGGTGACCgtgtaaatgtttttgtgccGTCCTGCAGAGACAATGAAATAATACCGGTGATTAAAAATAACCACAGTCACAGTGGAGGCTGTGTCTTTTTCAGTGTCTTATTCATTATGCATTAGCGGGGTTCAACAATGTAGTATTTGACAAAGCAGGATTTGTTGTGACAATGTACCACAGTTGCACAGTTTTTAGTCCTACACGCTGTAACTAAGCAATTAGCAGTGATGTAAACACAGCTGAACCACTTTGGCATGCTAACAATTTGCCAGCAGTGGTACATGCTCTGATGCCATAAAGGCTCTCTATATAAGGAAGAGTGATATTTCAGTCTGCTATTTTACCACTGAAAGGAAATTATCCTGTCATGACACAAATTTAACAAAGGGCAAAACTGAAAAGTCTGGATCAAAGGCCCCATTGTCAAGTAAAACAGTCTTAGTTGGGCTGGTTACAATCAACACACATTCCCGTCTCCTGGCAGGAGTTGATTATCTTAATTGATTTTTTCTACTGACAGTCTGCTTTGTCGTACCTCATCTGGCCTCCTCTCTGTTCCCATGGAGATGAGAGCATTGTACTCCTTCTCTAGGAGCTGCCTTGCCTGCAAAAGATAGACAAACTGAGTTTTAAGATCATAATTAAGATAATTTAAGAGTTTGAGATAAGGATTTTCTTGATATGAGGCAAACAGAAGGTGTGGAAATGAGAATTTCTGACAGAGatgtttattttctaatttCAATGACTACAAGTTGGCAGTAAAGGTGGAGTGTTGAACTCTTGTGACGCTGTGGCATACCTGTGTGTTCTGATTGGGTATCTGGAGAAGAAGGGCCAAGTCAGTGTAGTCAAAGGTGTCATCTAGCGCCAGAAGGGCCCCGTGGACCCCACTTTCTAATAGGTTGTCCGCAAACTCTTTGAGACCAATAGATTGCACCCAACACATCACTCGCTCATTGGACCACACCATCACATCTGTAGAGAGGGACACAGAGAGGCACTTATCACAACAATTTGCATGAAGTAATTGTCCACTCATTATGCTGACTGTGTGCAATATAAACCcagaaatatgtgtgtaaatgtgcagcAGGAAGTTGGCCTCACCTTGGTTCTGATGTTGACtctcatccctcctcctctccagctccTTCCTGTCGTAGTTCAAGCGCTTCAAGCACATGATACCATAGTGAAGACTCACCCTGTAGGTAAGAATGACACATTGCTCTGAAGTTTCATGAAAGCTGACCTGGGAAATGTAAAGCTATGCAGAGGATGCACAGAAGAAGTAGAGATGGAGAATCAAACAGATTTTGTCAGACCTGTGGAAACTGTCAACCATCTTCAGCTGGCCCCTCAGTTCTTTTTTGGTGAGGTGATCGAGCATGCGGGCATCCACCAGTGACTCCATGAAGTAGGAGCGGTACTGGGGCAGACCCAGGCTGGGCAGCCACTCATTTCCCACCCACTCATGGTTCATGTCTCCATAGGCCAGGATCTGTAAGATGGAATtggagggggggtggaggtGAATAGAGCGAAAGAACACAGGCACAGTgcatgattgattttttttgccaGTTTCCTTATGATATAAAAATCAAGAACAACAACCTGAATTTCAAACAAAGCATAACGCATGATTCCTACGTCTGTTTACTATAATTAAACAGTAAGAACAGTCAAGCGATTTTTAGATTGAAGTTATTCTGTCACTCATTAACTCATATTTTGAGCCTTTGCCAATAGCagagttttattattttgatgCATATTGTGGGAGACAATAGGAATTGAAAGATATGACTATGATGGTACCTTTTAAGGGATGTTCATGGTATATATTAGATACACTGGAATTGTGAATTATGATAGATTGGTACCACTTTCTAAAAAGGCAGCCTTTACTTTACTTActattaataaagccattactTAGTTATATAAACTAagtaatggctttattaatggttaataaataatttattactAATTACTAACATTACAAATTAGTTGCATTGCCATGTTTCTATAGTGGctcagaatggacaaaccaaacactggctctagagagggcctttcatgtttttcacgagttttgcagccactgtagattctcctacacgcttgaaaggggagggtgaggggaggggtattcagctgcaatctgcaacctcactgctagatgccactaaatcctacacactggtcctttactCCCTCTTGAAGATCCTGCATCAAATGGACACTTATCTGCTGGAAAAGGGCTGTAGGACATGTGGACCAGAACTTCATTTGTTGACAACTTTGATATTGACATTATCTCATTAACCACTTACTAACAGTCAATTTGAGGTGACTTCCTGATGAATTAAAGAGCTAGCTAAAAAGATAGAGTCATGCAGCTGCTGGAAGATTTTCTACAACTTTGCGACCTGGAAGTTGCTATAAAgtattagtaaatgatttattaaccacTAATAAAGCCACTAACTAGAGCTTATAATCTCTATATAAAGGGtgccttattagaaagtggCACCAATACATTTCGAGGGTTCTAAAGTTTATTTTCCATTAGCCATTAGATGTTTTGAGAACACAATGTCACTGCTGAGGAAAAAGCTGTATAACTCAAATTTTGGTGATTTTCGCtcagttttttctctgttctggTCCCAGAATCCTTCTCTTTCTCATTATAGCCATCTGATGAGAGTCAGATTTACCACAGTTTTACCTCAGTCGTTTACAGGAGAAATAATTGAGTTCACATGTATTGATCATATTTAGGGATGTCATAGGCAAAAATAGTGTTTAGTACTCAATAAgttatatttgtaattaaaaactgGCTTAGGTAGCTGAAATATTCCTTTCTAATAGTGTGAGTAATAAATGACCTTACACCAGACTTGTTAGGTCTTTGTGTGATGAATATCACATTATACATCACTAAGTGATGATCACATATTCTGACAGAAACTCACCTGGTCCCAGCTGAACTCCTTCTGCTCCTTGTAGTTCAGGCACagaagaaatgaaagagaaaagggaCAGATAGTtggaaagagagggaaaaatcatcggggggagtgtgtgtgtttgtgtgtgttatggtaAATAGGCGTCAGGACagaatggagagagggagaggagagggaaggcagaaggaggaaaagttTTGTTAGTGAGTGAGAATTAGTTGGAAAAACACTACATCAAAACAGATTTTGAGGGAATAGTAAGGGAAAGGTGTAGCCATACTTCCCCTAAtcagagacaaagaagaagaaaaaagcttATCAATGTGAGGTCTTTACTCATATTGCTATAGTACTACATTACATTTACTATAAGATGactaaacacacagaaaagcaacacattttgTATCAGAACTGTTTGGTAATATGATGGTTTTTATGTAAATGAGTGAGACATCCATATGAAAATAGTTAATCAGCATACTAAGACAATAAATTCTCTTCAGATTTGATATGAAACATAATATTCTGTCTTACTGGCTTAGTAGCAGCAGTGAGAGACTCCATCTCAGCATGTGTCATCCAAATATTACTGGTCGACTGTAATGACAGACGGAAACATAACATCAGCCTCCTTCATTGACATATTCTAGGTGTATACATTTCATATCTCATGCCCTTGCTCATGCTGAGTCTTACAGAGCGCGTGCTTGCGGGTGCAGACGGACTAGTGAGGGAGACCATTTCCTGGATGGCCAGGCGGAGTTTGAGCCTGTGTAGAGGGTTGCTTATGCCAATCTCTCTCTGGATCTCTGTGTCCGACAGGTTAGCCATAATGGCGCCGCTCTTCACATTGGCGCGACACGCTGCAACATACCATGCCGGCATCCCGACCCACAGCTGGGTAAACAGAGAGAAGATGTGGCGCACATTGAATGGCAACATTACTTAGGCGGTGCAATGATGATACTTGACAAACTATCAGATGATAAAAAAACTATATTTAAGTGTCACTTGCCTAACCTGAGCCTATTACTAAAATTAACTCCAAGTGCTAAGATTTAGCCTTATGATGTGAAAGGATAACTATAGCCTAGAACAGTAAAAGTGACACATTATCTCAGAGCATCCAAGCAAAATTTTTAATGATGATgcatttaatcaaaataaaccaGACTGAATTTATCCTCCCATTTAACAAAACAGTGGCCATACCTCAAGCCATGTAACAACAGTTGGGCCATCCCATGAGGCGAAAGGCAGACCCTGACGACAGGCTTCCTCTAACAGGTCATGCCTGGCAAGGAGAGTGGAAAACAAAAGTTTGACAGAGATTAATTTCTTCAGATCTCACCTTACCACTGTCTCCAATTTATAAATAGAAATTCACATGGAACATGAGATGTTAAATGCCATGATATTTGGTGccagtttttattcatgtacCTTCCAGTAACATCAGTCTATGTATTTAACACTTGAATGGCACCAGGGAAAACAGAGCCTTGCTTAGTGCCAGCTCTACAAAAGGCATCTGACTATGCCATGTATAAACACACTGTGGGCTAGAGGAGGAttcaaaacatgaacataattctatataaaatgagaaatgtgtgAAAAGATGACAGATCTCACTTCTTTTTGCTGCGGCGGTCTTTTTCAACTGTTCCAGTGCCGAGTTTAGCCAGGCCTAACGGGTCTGCTGAACCCAGGTCATCTGAAGGTGTGGAAGCTGGAAAAGTGAGAGATTAAAAGTAAAGATTACCTCATAAATCCACCTCATTGTTGATAATTCTCTGAAATGATAGTGATGAAGTGTTCAGTTGGATAAAAGCACCACAACACAAATGGTTTtgtaaaacagtttaaaatcgAACCCAGTGAGACAGATTCACGCCCAGGTGCACCGATCCTTCCCTTTTCCTTTTTGCCAAAGAGACGACCAATGGACGacttaatgcttttctttttgctgGCTTTGTGCAAGGAATCCTGGCTAGCAGTGGTGGCCCCATCAGCAGAGAGACTACGCAcatagagagaaaaacaacatgatcCGTCAACACAGACACCGAGGGCACTTGAGGGCTAGTTTGGGAGctaaacaaaaatatttatgaataaGCATTTTTGAAAGTACCTGCGAAATTCACGGTGGTCATCAAGGCCTGCCCcagggtgagtgtgtgtcattCGGTCCAATCGGAGGGCTCGGGGTACAGGGGGAGGTGTGGAGTCAATCAGGGCAAGGGCTCGGCACTCTTCACCATCTTTGCTATTCTGCAGGGTGGAACGAATTGAGTAGATTTACATAATGCTGGTCAGTTTGCCTTTTCAGGTTGGTCCTCTCAAAAACATCTGATATTTCTGCACAGTACCTGTCTGTCAGTCTCCCTGGCAGGGGAATGTGGAAGGCGGGGGGTGGAATGTCCAGAACTTGGTGGTGAGGGAGACGCCAATGTGGAGGAGGTAATGGAGGGAGTCATGTAGCCCCTCCCGACGCTGTCCCGTCCTCCCAGTGAGGAGGGTGGAAGAGGTGGTGCATCGAGGGCCACGCTGCTGACCCGGCTCTCAATCTCCTCCGCCCTCAGCTCTGtgctctccttctcctcctgaATCAGcctgagagaagaggagagaagagaagagaagagaagagaagagaagagaagagaagagaagagaagagaagagactTTGAGAACAACACTTCGTTCATGTCATTTTGCATACATGTTAAAATATTGGTTAAAAAGCAAGACTGTAACAGACATAAAACTTACTTAATCTCCTTGTTAATGGCCTCCAGTTGCTCCTGTAGCATGATGGCCAAAGTCTGTACATCTGTCTGTCCGCTGGGAGAGAGCAGCTCCGATCCAAACAGAGTCTCCCTGTCCTCCTCGTCGTCAGAGCAGCCTCCCTCCACACCGCCCTCGAACCCAGGACCCAGCATAGTGCTACTGTCCCACTCCCCATACTGGAAAGAGAAAATGGAAGGAATGAAGAAAGGAAGTGCATAAGAAATCCTGAAACTATATCAAAAGTATGTGCTTTTATCGTCCTAGTAATAAATTATATCATCAACATTATCTCAGCGTGAGATGAACACCTTGTTACTATCGTCTCTAGCAGGCCCCCACCGGCCGCGGTGTGCCCGCCTGACCACCACCCCACCAGAAGAGCTGCTGTAGCCGGCCGGGAGCGAGCCACCACCCTGGGGGTACCGTAGCTCCGAGGCGCTCCCTGGGAGAGATCTTCGAAAAAGGGTGGATGGAAGTGAGCTCACGCTGCCCGCCCTATGGTGAGATCCAGAATTCATTTGTTATGCCACCGTACTTGAAAATGACAATGTCCCCATTTCCTGGGTGGTAAAATTACAACATGAGCTCACACAAACTGTGTGACcgagaaaaacaaacagtgtttaAAGAGTTGCATCCATATGAATTAGTTATGTATATAACTATGTATATATTctaataattactttttaaattgtgtttttagtgGAAGCACATTACAACTGAACAGGGGAGTAAACAAAAATTGGCTAGAGAGGAAGTGCTCAGAGGAGGCAGTGTACATATTGTGTCCCTTGGGAGACTCTGTGTAAATTCCCTTAAAGGTTCATTATGGCTAACCTGGAATAAGAAGAGCCAGGCCGGCCTCTCAGCTGATCCAGCTCCAGTTGGATTCGCTCCAGCtcagcaaggagctgctcctaGAGTACAGAGGAGAAAAGGCTATAATCTGCTTGTTTTCCCCAAAGGAAAATGACctctaaaaataaacatcatgtcTCTTTGTGGGGAGGAGGTGATTTCTTGAGAACTGggaaaatttaaatatttaggaATTAAAGGTCAACACCCTTtgcaaaaaatgttacaaatgtgaaatattcagAAACTGGAAGTCAGATTTCCAGATTGTCAGCAAAGATAAATTATGTAATGTATTATTCTGCAATAGAGCACAGAATAGTGTTGGTGAAAGTCTAGTCAGGCACAGGATTAACAAGTTACAAACTTTAAGCATGAGAATAAAATGATAAAGTTGAATACCTTATTAGCTAGAAGATCATCTTGGATTTTCTTCATATTGGACAGTTCCTCTGAAAGAGCATTCTAGCAGAGCGGAAGAATGAATATACTTATTTTACACATTCTTATTTTCTACTACATTGCACAATATACTGCCACACTGATTAGTCATATCAATACCTTCTCCTCTAGCGCCGCCATCCTCTCCTTGAGGTGGAGCTGCAGTCTCTCATTGGACTCAGAAAGAAGCTTGTCCACTGTATCAGAGAGCCGTTTATTGTGTTCGTCATTCATCTTCTCCCTCTGCCTCGCCTGAAATGAAGCAAGGCCGTACGAAAGGTGCTCAAGGTAGGAAAAAAAGTTGGACAACAAGTTTTAAGTTAGCTTAAAATGTAGCCAAGCAGAGAGACATAAATGGGGTTACCCTTTGTAGCTCTTGGTTCTTCTCCTCGAGCTGAGCTTCCATTTGCCGTAGTCGCTCCTCAAAGTTTCCGTGGCGCTCCTCTGCCTAAATGAGAgagaacataaaacatttctaaatgcTCTTAAAAGCCTATCTCTGGTGCAGGCAATGACTGGAAATATTAACCATAGAGGGATGATTTCAGTGATTTCAGTGTGAGTGCAAGTTGTCTGGTCAGGCCAGGTGCAGCATGTGACTGCCTCAGACTGAATGTACCTTGTTGAGAGCAGCAACTCTTTGGGCAAGCTGGGCCTCAATCTCAGGCAGTGTCTCTGCCCTCTGTAGGGTCTGCTGGAGCTTCTGCTTGGCTTCATCCAGACGTTCCTGTAGCTGTCTGTTCTTCTCTTCGCTCTGGACACACAGAAGAAGGACTATGATTGGGGATCTGCACTCATGTGGAGTCAGTTCCTAATATAATTGCTAAAGATAGCAGCAGTCAACATACCAGTTCCATTTTTAGATTTGTAAGTACCACCATACTGCATAACtgacagttttgtttatttgagaCATTTCTTACCTGTCTGTGCAGGGACTCCTTGCTGGCCAGCTCATTTTCCAGCTTGTCTTTGATATCATGGAGAGAAGTCGCCTCCCTCTGGGCGCTGAGGTACCTGCAAGCAACACCAAGCCACCGTCAAATGGAATTAGTCCTCAGCCAAAATACCATGATAAATGTAATTATCTGAGATTAATTATGGTTGTCAGGTACAGGCGactaagtttaaaaaaaaaaaagcaatccCAGATTGGTCGGGAGAGACGAGAATTTTAAGCAAATGGGTGTTTTTTGTAAGGACACATGTATCTTTAGGCCCATATTTAATAGAAGAGAAAAATGTGACAGACTCAAACTACTATTTTTGGTTCTCAAGTCTTTTCAGCTGTTTTAAATATACAAACTAGCCTTAAACACCAAAGATGATTGTCTAGATTGTAAATTTAGCTAGGAGCTCAGTTTCTTGCTTTTTGCACACAGCTGCATTCTTAATAAGAATGTAATGCAAATGTCATGTAAAACAACCTTAGACTGTATAAATAGGTGTCAGGACACCTTTGCAACACATTGCCAGCCAACAGGTAAAACATATGGTCCTTCTGTTATGTGCCTTACAGCTAATGTATGTTtctgggaggaaaaaaaggtgTGACTTGTCACCAACACTAATAGATAAACACTGCATAGGTTACCTGCGTTCTAGTGTTGTAATCCTTTCCTCCATGTCCTCCCTTTGACAAAGGGCCTGGAGGAGACAGAGATATATATTGAAACCTACATATTATACATGAAATAACAGTTCTTTCAACATAGTTATGCAATAACAGTAAgagatgattaaaaatgtttaatgcaAGTATGGTCTGCGTAAGGAGTAATGTGATGCTTAAAATGTATTCTGCAGCTAAAACAATAGGCAAAAATCAACCTTATAATTattctttccattttcagtttctttagTACTTCTACAACATATGCCCATTATGTTCAAATATACACTCGGAGCTCCGGGAGTTGAGGGAGCTCAGGGTTTTGGCCAGGAAGAGACAGATTGGCCCGACAGACCTCTTTCACTTCCCTTTGGAGCTTCTGATTGGCTTCCTCTGACTTCGTCACCTCCCTCCTGGCGGCTGCAAGCTGTTCCTCTATTTCCCCAACCTGACGTGACACCACGAAGGGACACAAGATGACACAGATTGAACCTATGTGAGTCAGTGTTAACTGCCACAGCACAGAGTGTAAATAGATACAACTGTGATTGATTACAAATGTCTGTCTGGTCAATGTAAGACTCTTAAAAAGCACCactgacatactgtaagtgTAACATGCTGACGTGTGAGTCTGACACATCTAACACATTGAACTGGAGAAAGAATGTGTCTCCctgcaattttcttttttctcttcaatCTCTCTACCCTCCGACCGGCCATTCAGTCATTTCTATTTAATGACTTTTACCATACATTATTATACAACACCTTGTCGCACAATTAAATTTAAttctaattttatttgtatagcaccatCTCATACAaaagcagttcaaagtgctttaaataaaaacaaaataaaacagaaaattgtgcttataaagaaaaacatccacacatacatgcacatatatacacacatacatccacacatacaaacatacatactgtacaaatacGGTGTGTTCATTTAAGAAAAATGCTTGAATGAAAACGAAGGTTTttagtttgcttttaaaaaaacaagttggaGCAAGTCTGAGATCTGCCGGCAAACCGTTCCATTCTTTAGGTGCATATATGCTGAATGTTATCTCACCAGACTTTGAAAATGCTCCAGGCACATGGAGGAGACTTCCACCTTGTGACCTGAGAGATCTGCTGGGATGCTATATTGACAGCATGtttgatgtatgtatgtactgtaaagCCAGACCATTAACTGCTTTGTAAACCAAGAGGAGGAATGatgctacatacagtatgtctacgATTATTCAAATGGTGTTTTATTGTGCACTATACAGCATAATTATATGGCTTTCCAATGCAGCTGCAATAGTCTACGTGGCCACAAGAGGGAAGAGGGAGACCAATAGAAGTACATGGGTGTACATGGTTCCCCCTCTCCTTGGGAAATTATGTTAGAAATGCTTGTGGCATAACTTGGCATGACCAAAGGAATTCATTATCACAGCCAATGTTTACTATATGAACTAAAttggaaaacacaacaaaaacacaaatggacatatacattacacacacatacccttGTATttctatacttgtgaggaccctcaCTGACTACATCCAGTCCCCAGTGCTAACCAACCCAAAcattaaagaggacatatcatgttttttgttattttctgttatttatatgctgttataatgttggatgttcatgttaaacatagtgaaagctccaaaacttgaggtgatgTAATGTatacgtatgtaaaaatgccaccTTCAAGTGAAAAGGCCAGGCTTCAGCTTGCTCTGAACActccgtttgcaaagttaccttcCCCATCGAACTGACGTCAGATCGTTCGTGCATGCCCACAGACTGACATCTcttccatagcctttgttgctaaggttgttccacgggGCTCTTTGCATTGTCCAAATACAGATTTTGGATATGTTTTCAAGTAAAGAAAGGCAAAAAGAAGCAATACCCAAATTTGAGCTAATCAATCAGAACAGATTGGGCTCATCtggagttttttgaactataaatcatgcaaagatattcca is drawn from Thunnus thynnus chromosome 20, fThuThy2.1, whole genome shotgun sequence and contains these coding sequences:
- the LOC137172067 gene encoding liprin-alpha-3-like isoform X1, with protein sequence MMMCEVMPTISEDGRSGTGGGPSSPAGAGVGGPGGAMGGGGFSGREPRSGGDEGGSTGNLESLMVNMLTERERLLENLRETQESLGTAQLRLRELSHEKESLQRQLSIALPQEFAVLTKELNVCREQLLEREEEIAELKAERNNTRLLLEHLECLVSRHERSLRMTVVKRQAQSPAGVSSEVEVLKALKSLFEHHKALDEKVRERLRVALERVSMLEDQLAASSQEVISLKDQIKRRQQGVDGGKDRLPNGPSSGLEDSELERQREGEIERQRAELSQLRERLALMCRQVGEIEEQLAAARREVTKSEEANQKLQREVKEALCQREDMEERITTLERRYLSAQREATSLHDIKDKLENELASKESLHRQSEEKNRQLQERLDEAKQKLQQTLQRAETLPEIEAQLAQRVAALNKAEERHGNFEERLRQMEAQLEEKNQELQRARQREKMNDEHNKRLSDTVDKLLSESNERLQLHLKERMAALEEKNALSEELSNMKKIQDDLLANKEQLLAELERIQLELDQLRGRPGSSYSRAGSVSSLPSTLFRRSLPGSASELRYPQGGGSLPAGYSSSSGGVVVRRAHRGRWGPARDDSNKYGEWDSSTMLGPGFEGGVEGGCSDDEEDRETLFGSELLSPSGQTDVQTLAIMLQEQLEAINKEIKLIQEEKESTELRAEEIESRVSSVALDAPPLPPSSLGGRDSVGRGYMTPSITSSTLASPSPPSSGHSTPRLPHSPARETDRQNSKDGEECRALALIDSTPPPVPRALRLDRMTHTHPGAGLDDHREFRSLSADGATTASQDSLHKASKKKSIKSSIGRLFGKKEKGRIGAPGRESVSLASTPSDDLGSADPLGLAKLGTGTVEKDRRSKKKHDLLEEACRQGLPFASWDGPTVVTWLELWVGMPAWYVAACRANVKSGAIMANLSDTEIQREIGISNPLHRLKLRLAIQEMVSLTSPSAPASTRSSTSNIWMTHAEMESLTAATKPEQKEFSWDQILAYGDMNHEWVGNEWLPSLGLPQYRSYFMESLVDARMLDHLTKKELRGQLKMVDSFHRVSLHYGIMCLKRLNYDRKELERRRDESQHQNQDVMVWSNERVMCWVQSIGLKEFADNLLESGVHGALLALDDTFDYTDLALLLQIPNQNTQARQLLEKEYNALISMGTERRPDEDGTKTFTRSPSWRKMFREKDLRGVTSDSSETLPANFRASAISTPSVTLRKVQSEVNSGPRGESGSVRTYSC
- the LOC137172067 gene encoding liprin-alpha-3-like isoform X2; its protein translation is MMMCEVMPTISEDGRSGTGGGPSSPAGAGVGGPGGAMGGGGFSGREPRSGGDEGGSTGNLESLMVNMLTERERLLENLRETQESLGTAQLRLRELSHEKESLQRQLSIALPQEFAVLTKELNVCREQLLEREEEIAELKAERNNTRLLLEHLECLVSRHERSLRMTVVKRQAQSPAGVSSEVEVLKALKSLFEHHKALDEKVRERLRVALERVSMLEDQLAASSQERLPNGPSSGLEDSELERQREGEIERQRAELSQLRERLALMCRQVGEIEEQLAAARREVTKSEEANQKLQREVKEALCQREDMEERITTLERRYLSAQREATSLHDIKDKLENELASKESLHRQSEEKNRQLQERLDEAKQKLQQTLQRAETLPEIEAQLAQRVAALNKAEERHGNFEERLRQMEAQLEEKNQELQRARQREKMNDEHNKRLSDTVDKLLSESNERLQLHLKERMAALEEKNALSEELSNMKKIQDDLLANKEQLLAELERIQLELDQLRGRPGSSYSRAGSVSSLPSTLFRRSLPGSASELRYPQGGGSLPAGYSSSSGGVVVRRAHRGRWGPARDDSNKYGEWDSSTMLGPGFEGGVEGGCSDDEEDRETLFGSELLSPSGQTDVQTLAIMLQEQLEAINKEIKLIQEEKESTELRAEEIESRVSSVALDAPPLPPSSLGGRDSVGRGYMTPSITSSTLASPSPPSSGHSTPRLPHSPARETDRQNSKDGEECRALALIDSTPPPVPRALRLDRMTHTHPGAGLDDHREFRSLSADGATTASQDSLHKASKKKSIKSSIGRLFGKKEKGRIGAPGRESVSLASTPSDDLGSADPLGLAKLGTGTVEKDRRSKKKHDLLEEACRQGLPFASWDGPTVVTWLELWVGMPAWYVAACRANVKSGAIMANLSDTEIQREIGISNPLHRLKLRLAIQEMVSLTSPSAPASTRSSTSNIWMTHAEMESLTAATKPEQKEFSWDQILAYGDMNHEWVGNEWLPSLGLPQYRSYFMESLVDARMLDHLTKKELRGQLKMVDSFHRVSLHYGIMCLKRLNYDRKELERRRDESQHQNQDVMVWSNERVMCWVQSIGLKEFADNLLESGVHGALLALDDTFDYTDLALLLQIPNQNTQARQLLEKEYNALISMGTERRPDEDGTKTFTRSPSWRKMFREKDLRGVTSDSSETLPANFRASAISTPSVTLRKVQSEVNSGPRGESGSVRTYSC
- the LOC137172067 gene encoding liprin-alpha-3-like isoform X3 — translated: MMMCEVMPTISEDGRSGTGGGPSSPAGAGVGGPGGAMGGGGFSGREPRSGGDEGGSTGNLESLMVNMLTERERLLENLRETQESLGTAQLRLRELSHEKESLQRQLSIALPQEFAVLTKELNVCREQLLEREEEIAELKAERNNTRLLLEHLECLVSRHERSLRMTVVKRQAQSPAGVSSEVEVLKALKSLFEHHKALDEKVRERLRVALERVSMLEDQLAASSQEVISLKDQIKRRQQGVDGGKDRLPNGPSSGLEDSELERQREGEIERQRAELSQLRERLALMCRQVGEIEEQLAAARREVTKSEEANQKLQREVKEALCQREDMEERITTLERRYLSAQREATSLHDIKDKLENELASKESLHRQSEEKNRQLQERLDEAKQKLQQTLQRAETLPEIEAQLAQRVAALNKAEERHGNFEERLRQMEAQLEEKNQELQRARQREKMNDEHNKRLSDTVDKLLSESNERLQLHLKERMAALEEKNALSEELSNMKKIQDDLLANKEQLLAELERIQLELDQLRGRPGSSYSRAGSVSSLPSTLFRRSLPGSASELRYPQGGGSLPAGYSSSSGGVVVRRAHRGRWGPARDDSNKYGEWDSSTMLGPGFEGGVEGGCSDDEEDRETLFGSELLSPSGQTDVQTLAIMLQEQLEAINKEIKLIQEEKESTELRAEEIESRVSSVALDAPPLPPSSLGGRDSVGRGYMTPSITSSTLASPSPPSSGHSTPRLPHSPARETDRQNSKDGEECRALALIDSTPPPVPRALRLDRMTHTHPGAGLDDHREFRSLSADGATTASQDSLHKASKKKSIKSSIGRLFGKKEKGRIGAPGRESVSLASTPSDDLGSADPLGLAKLGTGTVEKDRRSKKKHDLLEEACRQGLPFASWDGPTVVTWLELWVGMPAWYVAACRANVKSGAIMANLSDTEIQREIGISNPLHRLKLRLAIQEMVSLTSPSAPASTRSSTSNIWMTHAEMESLTAATKPGKYGYTFPLLFPQNLF